The Nocardioides sp. S-1144 genome includes a region encoding these proteins:
- a CDS encoding electron transfer flavoprotein subunit beta/FixA family protein → MKYVPDATADRRFESDNTVDRVGVDGLLSELDEYAVEQALQLKEKREGEDVTVTALCVGPEKALDAVRKALQMGADQGVHVSDEAIAGSDYAATSLVLAKAVEKIGATLEDGKVDLVVCGMASTDASGSVVPAMLAERLGLPQVTFASVIETQGDQVRIKRDGDTATEVIGGTMPLVLSVTDQSGEARYPSFKGIMAAKKKPLETYSLADIGLEADQVGLSVAWSEVTDTTERPPRTAGEIVKDEDGSGASALTEFLASKKFI, encoded by the coding sequence GTGAAGTACGTGCCCGACGCCACCGCCGACCGGCGGTTCGAGTCGGACAACACCGTGGACCGGGTCGGCGTCGACGGGCTGCTGTCGGAGCTCGACGAGTACGCCGTCGAGCAGGCCCTGCAGCTGAAGGAGAAGCGCGAGGGCGAGGACGTCACCGTCACCGCGCTCTGCGTCGGCCCCGAGAAGGCGCTGGACGCCGTCCGCAAGGCCCTGCAGATGGGCGCCGACCAGGGCGTCCACGTCAGCGACGAGGCGATCGCCGGGTCCGACTACGCCGCGACGTCGCTCGTGCTGGCCAAGGCCGTGGAGAAGATCGGCGCCACGCTCGAGGACGGGAAGGTCGACCTCGTCGTGTGCGGCATGGCCTCCACCGACGCCTCGGGCTCCGTCGTCCCGGCGATGCTCGCCGAGCGGCTCGGTCTCCCGCAGGTCACCTTCGCCTCGGTCATCGAGACCCAGGGCGACCAGGTCCGCATCAAGCGCGACGGCGACACCGCCACCGAGGTGATCGGCGGCACGATGCCGCTGGTGCTCTCGGTGACCGACCAGTCCGGCGAGGCCCGCTACCCCTCGTTCAAGGGGATCATGGCGGCCAAGAAGAAGCCGCTGGAGACCTACAGCCTCGCCGACATCGGCCTCGAGGCCGACCAGGTCGGCCTGTCGGTCGCCTGGAGCGAGGTCACCGACACCACCGAGCGGCCCCCGCGGACCGCCGGCGAGATCGTCAAGGACGAGGACGGCTCGGGCGCCTCGGCGCTCACCGAGTTCCTCGCGTCCAAGAAGTTCATCTGA
- a CDS encoding electron transfer flavoprotein subunit alpha/FixB family protein, with the protein MSEVLVLVDHVDGAVRKPTLELLALAKKLGEPAAVFIGGADKAAGATEKLKAFGAEKVYVVDDTEVKGYLVVPKVEVLQQLAEKSSPAAILLVSGYEGKEIAGRLAIRLESGIITDAVDVADDGTTTQSVFAGNFTVQAKVTRGTPIITVKPNSATPDETAGAGTVEEFVPTISDAAKTAQIVASQPRKATGRPELTEAAIVVSGGRGTGGDFAPIEGLADALGAAVGASRAAVDSGWMPHSFQVGQTGKVVSPQLYVANGISGAIQHRAGMQTSKTIVAVNKDDEAPIFELVDFGVVGDLHQVLPAATEQIEAKKG; encoded by the coding sequence ATGTCTGAGGTCCTGGTGCTCGTCGACCACGTCGACGGAGCCGTCCGCAAGCCCACCCTCGAGCTGCTCGCGCTCGCCAAGAAGCTCGGCGAGCCCGCCGCGGTCTTCATCGGCGGCGCCGACAAGGCCGCCGGTGCCACCGAGAAGCTGAAGGCGTTCGGCGCCGAGAAGGTGTACGTCGTCGACGACACCGAGGTCAAGGGCTACCTCGTGGTGCCCAAGGTCGAGGTGCTCCAGCAGCTCGCCGAGAAGAGCTCGCCGGCGGCGATCCTCCTGGTCTCGGGCTACGAGGGCAAGGAGATCGCCGGGCGCCTGGCGATCCGCCTCGAGTCCGGCATCATCACCGACGCCGTCGACGTCGCCGACGACGGCACCACCACGCAGTCGGTCTTCGCCGGCAACTTCACCGTGCAGGCGAAGGTCACCCGCGGCACCCCGATCATCACGGTCAAGCCCAACTCCGCCACGCCCGACGAGACGGCCGGAGCCGGCACGGTCGAGGAGTTCGTCCCCACGATCTCCGACGCCGCCAAGACGGCCCAGATCGTCGCGTCGCAGCCCCGCAAGGCGACCGGTCGGCCCGAGCTGACCGAGGCCGCCATCGTGGTCTCCGGCGGCCGGGGCACCGGCGGCGACTTCGCCCCGATCGAGGGCCTGGCCGACGCGCTCGGCGCCGCGGTGGGCGCCTCGCGCGCCGCCGTCGACTCCGGCTGGATGCCGCACAGCTTCCAGGTCGGGCAGACCGGCAAGGTCGTCTCGCCGCAGCTCTACGTCGCCAACGGCATCTCCGGTGCGATCCAGCACCGCGCCGGCATGCAGACCTCGAAGACGATCGTCGCGGTCAACAAGGACGACGAGGCCCCGATCTTCGAGCTCGTCGACTTCGGCGTGGTGGGCGACCTGCACCAGGTCCTGCCGGCCGCCACCGAGCAGATCGAGGCCAAGAAGGGCTAG
- a CDS encoding glutamate-5-semialdehyde dehydrogenase, producing the protein MPAGDPTDVVRALAERAREASHELALATRATKDAALHAMAEALLARGDELLAANAEDVARAEAAGTPPNVVDRLRLTDERLVAMAQGLRDVAGLPDPVGEVVRGSTLANGLELRQVRVPFGVVGMIYEARPNVTADAAGICLKSGNAVLLRGSSSAASSNAAILAVLRDAVAGAGLPADVVQLVPAGSRETVTALMRARGLVDVLVPRGGAGLIRSVVEGSTVPVIETGVGNCHVYVDAAADLDRALAVVLNSKTHRTSVCNSAESLLVHADLVDTFLPTVVAALQDAGVVVHGDETVARLPGVEPATDEDHAREYLSMDISAAVVADVDGAIAHIRRFSSGHTEAILTRDQDAARRFVAAVDSAAVLVNASTRFTDGGEFGFGAEIGISTQKLHARGPMGLPEMTSTKYVVTGEGHVR; encoded by the coding sequence GTGCCCGCCGGCGACCCGACCGACGTCGTCCGCGCCCTGGCCGAGCGGGCCCGGGAGGCCTCCCACGAGCTCGCGCTGGCGACCCGCGCGACCAAGGACGCCGCCCTGCACGCGATGGCCGAGGCCCTCCTGGCCCGCGGCGACGAGCTCCTGGCCGCCAACGCCGAGGACGTGGCCCGCGCCGAGGCGGCCGGCACGCCCCCGAACGTCGTCGACCGGCTCCGCCTCACCGACGAGCGGCTCGTCGCGATGGCGCAGGGCCTGCGCGACGTGGCCGGGCTGCCCGACCCGGTCGGGGAGGTGGTGCGGGGCAGCACCCTGGCCAACGGGCTCGAGCTGCGTCAGGTGCGGGTGCCGTTCGGGGTGGTCGGGATGATCTACGAGGCACGCCCCAACGTCACCGCCGACGCCGCCGGGATCTGCCTGAAGTCCGGCAACGCCGTCCTCCTGCGCGGCTCCTCGAGCGCGGCCTCCTCCAACGCCGCGATCCTCGCCGTGCTCCGGGACGCCGTCGCGGGCGCGGGCCTGCCGGCCGACGTCGTCCAGCTGGTGCCGGCCGGGAGCCGCGAGACCGTCACCGCGCTGATGCGCGCCCGCGGGCTGGTCGACGTCCTGGTCCCGCGCGGCGGCGCCGGCCTGATCAGGAGCGTCGTGGAGGGCTCGACGGTGCCGGTGATCGAGACCGGCGTCGGCAACTGCCACGTCTACGTCGACGCCGCCGCCGACCTCGACCGCGCGCTGGCGGTCGTGCTCAACTCCAAGACCCACCGCACGAGCGTCTGCAACTCCGCCGAGTCGCTCCTGGTGCACGCCGACCTCGTCGACACCTTCCTGCCCACCGTCGTCGCCGCGCTCCAGGACGCCGGGGTCGTCGTGCACGGCGACGAGACGGTCGCGCGGCTGCCCGGCGTCGAGCCGGCCACCGACGAGGACCACGCCCGCGAGTACCTGTCGATGGACATCTCCGCGGCCGTCGTCGCCGACGTCGACGGCGCCATCGCCCACATCCGGCGCTTCTCCAGCGGCCACACCGAGGCCATCCTCACCCGCGACCAGGACGCCGCCCGGCGCTTCGTCGCGGCGGTCGACTCGGCCGCGGTGCTGGTCAACGCCAGCACCCGGTTCACCGACGGCGGGGAGTTCGGCTTCGGCGCCGAGATCGGGA